TCAGCCTCATCCTGGAGCACCCCTCCTTGCGGGGGCGGCGCCCCTCCACTTGTTTACTTCCTTTCGGCAAGATTCTTAGGTGAGGCAACGAATCCATTTCGGAAAGAAATTAGCTGAGGCAAGTCGCACCGTTGACAGCCTCGACGGGGCATCGCCATAATGGCCAAGGAGCGAGCGCATGAAAGCCAAGGTCCTGGTGGTGGAGGACAACAACGCCATGCGGAACCTCATCGCCACGGCGCTGGACCAGCACCTTGCCGTGGACGTCTTTGAGGCCGAAAACGGGTTCGCCGCCCTCAAGCTCATTCCCGAGAACGACTTCCGCATGATCCTGACGGACATCAACATGCCCGACATCAACGGGCTCGAACTGATATCGTTTCTCAGGCAACACCCCGTGTACCGCGACGTCCCCATCCTCATCATTTCCACGGAGGCCGCGGAGGAGGACCGCCGCCGCGGGCTGGCCATCGGGGCCACGGGGTACCTGACCAAGCCCTTCACCGAAGGCGAGCTCATCGACCTCGTCCAGCGGCACCTTCCGTAACCGAGGCTTCATGGACAAGAACCGCGCCAAGGCCCTGCAGGAATTCGTGGCCGAAGCCGAGGACATCCTCGAAGCCCTGGCGGAGGACTTGGAGGCCGCCCAATCCCAGCACGAGGCGGCCGGCAAGGTCCGGCCCGACCTCGTGAACAAGATCTTTCGCGAAATGCACTCCCTGAAGGGCCTCGCTTCCATGTTCGGCCTGCAGGAAATCACCACCCTGAGCCACGACCTCGAGAGCCTCCTGGACAAGATCCGCCTCGGCAAAGCCGCTCTCTCCCCGGACCTCTTCGCCCTTCTCCGGGAGAGCCGGACGCACCTGAGGGCCATGGTAGGGGAGGCGGGAGAAGGAGGCGTCCGGTCCGAGGCCTCGGACCTCCTCCGCCGCATCCACGCCGTGGGAGCGCCGCCGGAACCGAAGCCCGAGGCCCGCGGGGGCCTTCTCCT
This portion of the Acidobacteriota bacterium genome encodes:
- a CDS encoding response regulator, which codes for MKAKVLVVEDNNAMRNLIATALDQHLAVDVFEAENGFAALKLIPENDFRMILTDINMPDINGLELISFLRQHPVYRDVPILIISTEAAEEDRRRGLAIGATGYLTKPFTEGELIDLVQRHLP